The DNA window GCGGGCTCGGTCGGCGCGCGCCAGCTGCTCGAGGGCGTGAGCTGGATCGATGAGATCGTCGTGTATCACGCCGAAGATATTGCGACCGTGCGGGGTCGGCTCGAGTTGATGCGCCGGTTGCGCGCGCGCCAGTTCGACGTATGGATCGAGTTGCCGGCGGTCGCGGCGCCGCTGGCCACGCTATTTCGCAATCTGACGGTGGCGCGATCGGCCGGTGCGCGATGGGGCTTCGGCTGGCGATACGAACCCAGGTTTTTTGCGCCGGCGCAGTCCAGGTTTATCGACTTCCCCGACGAAGTGGAGCGGTTGCTCGAGATTGTCCGAGCGGGAGGGTTCGCGGGATGCGACGGCGATTTTCCGCTCGAGCTCAGCGACTCGAATCGGCTCAGGGTGACCGCACTGCTCGATCAAGCAGGAGTGTCGGCCGCCGAACTGATGATTGCCTTCGCGCCCGGGGCGAAGGCGGAACCGAATCGATGGCCTGCCGATCGGTTCATCGAGGTTGGGAACAATCTGGCTGCGCGTGGCTGCCGGATCGTCGTTCTCGGTGGCAGATCCGACGCGCCGCTGTGCGAGCGGATCGCAAATTCGATCGGCCGCGGCGCAGCGAGCCTGGCGGGCAAGACCACGGTTCGCGAATCGTGCGAGCTGCTTGCGCGCTGTGCGATGCTGATTTGCAACGACTCCGGCGTGCAGCATCTTGCCGCGGCCGTCGGCACGCCATGCGTCTCGCTCTTCACGCGCCGCGAATTTCCAGGTATGTGGTGGCCGCATGGGTCGCACCACGAAGTGCTGTTGAAGGAGGTCGAGTGCCACACCTGCTTTCTCGATGCCTGCCCGTACGACAACAAATGCATCAAGGCGATCGGCGTCGATGAAGTGATCGCGGCGGCGGCGCGCGTGCTCGCGCATCGGGCGAATTCCAAAGAATCGGGAACCGCGCCGGTCAGACCGCACGTGGCCTGAGATGGATGGCAGCTACCGCGTTGCGTGCCTGGTCAGTCATCCGATCCAGTACCAGGCGCCGCTGTTCCGTCATCTGGCGGCGCATCCGGGGATCGATCTGACGGTTTTTTTCCTGAGCGATCTCTCGATCCACGCCTATCGCGATTCGGGCTTTGGCGTGAGCGTGAAATGGGACGTGCCGCTGCTCGACGGCTACCGCCATGATTTTCTGCCGCGCCTGGGTTCGGGAAACGAGCTTTCGTTCTGGCGGCCGTGGACGTTCGGTCTGCGCGCGAGGCTTCGACGCGGGCGATTCGACGCGTTGTGGGTGCACGGCTACGCGCATCGCGGATGTCTGGCAGGAATCGCGGCGGCGAAGTCGCTGGGCATCCCGGTAATGCTGCGCGGCGACTCGAATCTGCTTGACGAGACCGATCACGCGCTGAAGCTGGGCCTCAAGCGCATCGCGATGCCGGCGCTGCTGCGGACCATCGACGGCATGCTCGCGATCGGGCGCCTCAATCGCGATTACTATCTTCATTACGGCGTCGAAGCGGGCCGAATTTTCCCGATGCCTTACGCGGTGGACAACGAATTTTTTCGCGCCGCGGCGGAGCAAGCGCGGCCGCGCCGCGAACGGCTGCGCGCCGAGCTTGGATTGCATCCGGGGCGCGCGGTGATTCTGTTCGCTTCCAAGATGCAGCCGCACAAGCGCGCCGGCGACCTGCTCGAGGCCTACGCGCGCATGTCGCCCGGCCCAGCCGCCGAGCCCGCGGCCTGCCTGGTCTTCGCCGGCGACGGCGAGGAGCGGGCCCAGCTCGAACGCCGCGCGCGCTCTCTGAAGTGGGACTCGATCCGCTTCATCGGCTTCAGGAACCAATCCGAGCTTCCCGCCTTGTACGACCTTTGCGACGTATTCGTGCTCCCCTCCGAGCGCGAGCCGTGGGGGCTGGTGATCAACGAGGTGATGAACGCGGGCAAGCCGGTCGTGGTGAGCGATCGCGTCGGCGCGGGGCCGGATTTGGTCGAGGACGGCGTCAATGGATTCGTGTTTCCGGCGCGCGACGTCGCGGCACTCGCGGACAGGCTGCGAAAGTTGATCGACAACCCCGAGCATCGCGCCGCGATGGGCGCGCGCTCTCTGGAAAAAGTCGCGCAGCTTGGTTTCGATGCGGATCGAGACGGCTTGCTCGCCGCGCTCGCCGCCGTGACCGGTCGCAGACAGTTGGCAGCATAAGGTACGTGCATGAACTCACGACGGCTTCTTTCCATATGGCCGCGTTGCGCTCGAGCCGATCGGGTACTCGCTTCAATAGTACTTGCGGCGCTGGTTGTTCGCGCAGCGTGGCTGCTGCGCTCCGGGTCGGACTGGGCGGTTGCTACAGATTCGATCGGGTACCTTGCGCTTGCCCACGGCATCCGGGACGGGTGCGGCTTCGCCGCTATGGCAAATGGTTGCGGTGCTCCGGAGGTTCTGAGAACGCCTGGATACCCACTGTTTCTCGTGCCTTTTCTCAATCACTATCGCCTCGCGATTTTTGTTCAGGCGGTTTTCGGTGCGGCCGTGTGCGGCGTTGTGGCGGCCTTTACCAAAAGACAATATGGCGCGGTAGCCGCGATCATAGCCGCCGCGATTGTGGCGTTCGATCCGCCGACGATCACCGTGACCAAGGAGCTGCTGACCGAGCCGCTTTTTCAACTCGTTCTCGCGGGCGCGGTCTTTGGGTCGCTATGCAACCATGCCCTCGCTGCTGGACTTTTGTACGGCGCTGCAGCCCTCGTGCGGCCGGTTGCGGAGCCGTTGCTGATCCTTGCCCCGGTATCATTTCTGCTCTCGCGCCGATGGATTCGAGCTGCAGGTGTCCTCTGCCTGGCGCTGGTGATCATCGGAGCATGGGCAGCGCGCAACTATCGCGTTGCCGGTGTGTTCGCACTGACGATTGAGGGACCAATGAACCTCTACTCGTACACGGTTCCTGCGGTCGTCTCGCTGGTCACCGGCGTTCCACTCATCGAGGCACAGCGCGCCGCGGCGCATG is part of the Candidatus Binatus sp. genome and encodes:
- a CDS encoding glycosyltransferase family 9 protein; translation: MPLARQQARAAQALRASANAILSGAAKCLWPRRRPLDAKRVCIYRIGNIGDTACAIPAMHAIRRAYPAAHLTLVTSPGKAGSVGARQLLEGVSWIDEIVVYHAEDIATVRGRLELMRRLRARQFDVWIELPAVAAPLATLFRNLTVARSAGARWGFGWRYEPRFFAPAQSRFIDFPDEVERLLEIVRAGGFAGCDGDFPLELSDSNRLRVTALLDQAGVSAAELMIAFAPGAKAEPNRWPADRFIEVGNNLAARGCRIVVLGGRSDAPLCERIANSIGRGAASLAGKTTVRESCELLARCAMLICNDSGVQHLAAAVGTPCVSLFTRREFPGMWWPHGSHHEVLLKEVECHTCFLDACPYDNKCIKAIGVDEVIAAAARVLAHRANSKESGTAPVRPHVA
- a CDS encoding glycosyltransferase family 4 protein — protein: MDGSYRVACLVSHPIQYQAPLFRHLAAHPGIDLTVFFLSDLSIHAYRDSGFGVSVKWDVPLLDGYRHDFLPRLGSGNELSFWRPWTFGLRARLRRGRFDALWVHGYAHRGCLAGIAAAKSLGIPVMLRGDSNLLDETDHALKLGLKRIAMPALLRTIDGMLAIGRLNRDYYLHYGVEAGRIFPMPYAVDNEFFRAAAEQARPRRERLRAELGLHPGRAVILFASKMQPHKRAGDLLEAYARMSPGPAAEPAACLVFAGDGEERAQLERRARSLKWDSIRFIGFRNQSELPALYDLCDVFVLPSEREPWGLVINEVMNAGKPVVVSDRVGAGPDLVEDGVNGFVFPARDVAALADRLRKLIDNPEHRAAMGARSLEKVAQLGFDADRDGLLAALAAVTGRRQLAA